In one Gadus morhua chromosome 7, gadMor3.0, whole genome shotgun sequence genomic region, the following are encoded:
- the LOC115546443 gene encoding BEN domain-containing protein 6-like, translating to MVMLAVFAFDDFSVDIGELSWIEGEFDEQNEAQEYVVRWRERNGKVKLCSAKIMATGEDRRELVEVRKKAELGLLDVAVTPTSKCGKGQRRKIPNSKNVEPSEDGNDEHVAEPKTKSKRKQASTAQNASKSILQKYKNAQLDIDNSAITATETPSGSTETPCGKRCAEAVRQMQAMVNEMRGIRQEILGIRAEMLVRSAAPSVEQARRCQPPIAANTAKPSTPLDVTNEDESASNDSVIISQSVKSRSSRTSAQKFVNDLMHGIYSTEYMATHSVSGLSSTKAANVKAALPRDHVMEIIAEARKVFPEAAEADIRRFMREKLSNAAKILRRKEKSDRT from the exons ATGGTAATGTTGGCTGTGTTTGCCTTTGATGATTTTTCTGTCGACATTGGTGAGCTCTCCTGGATTGAGGGAGAATTTGACGAGCAGAATGAAGCACAAGAATATGTCGTGCGATGGAGGGAACGAAATGGAAAAGTTAAACTTTGTTCGGCCAAAATAATGGCAACCGGAG AGGATAGGAGAGAACTGGTCGAAGTGAGGAAGAAAGCGGAGTTAGGCCTTCTGGATGTGGCAGTCACACCTACATCTAAATGTGGAAAAGGCCAAAGGCGAAAAATTCCAAATTCAAAGAACGTGGAGCCATCTGAGGATGGAAATGATGAGCATGTGGCCGAG cCGAAGACCAAGTCAAAACGCAAGCAGGCATCAACTGCACAAAATGCCAGCAAAAGTATTTTGCAGAAGTACAAAAATGCACAA TTGGATATTGACAACTCTGCCATAACTGCAACTGAGACCCCATCTGGCTCAACTGAGACTCCTTGTGGCAAAAG ATGTGCTGAAGCAGTACGACAAATGCAGGCAATGGTGAATGAAATGAGAGGCATCAGACAAGAGATTCTGGGCATAAGAGCAGAGATGCTGGTGAGATCGGCAGCGCCCTCAGTGGAGCAGGCACGAAGGTGTCAACCGCCTATTGCGGCCAATACGGCCAAACCATCAACACCATTGGATGTAACCAATGAAGATGAATCTGCCTCAAATGATTCTGTG ATCATCTCTCAATCTGTGAAATCGAGATCTTCACGGACCTCGGCACAAAAATTTGTGAATGACCTCATGCACGGGATTTACTCAACGGAATATATGGCGACACACAGCGTGTCGGGGTTATCCTCAACGAAGGCAGCCAACGTCAAGGCGGCACTGCCTCGTGACCATGTCATGGAAATTATTG CTGAAGCACGCAAGGTCTTCCCCGAGGCAGCGGAAGCTGACATCAGGCGCTTCATGAGGGAAAAATTGTCGAATGCAGCCAAAATTCTGCGGCGTAAAGAGAAGTCTGACCGGACTTAA